The following proteins come from a genomic window of Kiloniellales bacterium:
- a CDS encoding DUF3303 family protein — MLFMVIERFRGRDARAVYRRFREQGRMAPEGLTYVGSWIEANFDRCFQLMECEDACLLQQWVASWGELIDFEIVPVVPSKETSDWLLPLLDNEEGA; from the coding sequence ATGCTCTTCATGGTGATCGAGCGGTTTCGCGGACGGGATGCCAGGGCGGTCTACCGCCGGTTTCGCGAGCAGGGCCGCATGGCCCCCGAGGGCCTGACCTACGTCGGCAGCTGGATCGAGGCGAACTTCGACCGCTGCTTCCAGCTCATGGAGTGCGAGGACGCGTGCCTGCTCCAGCAGTGGGTCGCGAGTTGGGGCGAGCTGATCGACTTCGAGATCGTCCCGGTGGTCCCCAGCAAGGAGACCAGCGACTGGCTGCTGCCCCTGCTGGACAACGAGGAGGGCGCCTGA
- a CDS encoding crosslink repair DNA glycosylase YcaQ family protein → MPTSSAALPVISNPAARRLWLEGQGLAADPMRKLDRAGLLRLVEDLGYVQVDSINTVERAHHHILFSRNQTYRQPLLARLLEREAALFENWTHDAAVIPSRFYPFWRPRFERERARLAERWQKVRRAGFEGCFERVLTRIAREGPLMARDFGADGRKNSGGWWDWHPEKTALEYLWRTGALAVARREAFQKVYDLPERVIPRQHLAARPDQEAFVDWKCRSALERLRFATWGELAAFWGSLSPAEAKAWCLRELGRSIVQVAVEPAGGGTPRPAFVPVAVLDRLGDLPEPPPRVRALNPFDPVIRDRARLERLFGFHYRIEVFVPAAKRRYGYYVFPLLEGARFIGRLDMKHDRQADGALRVTRLWLEPGLKMTRGRADRLVAELRRIQRFVGAESLDVDPARWLASTTP, encoded by the coding sequence ATGCCGACCTCCTCCGCTGCGCTTCCCGTCATCTCCAACCCTGCGGCGCGGCGTCTGTGGCTGGAGGGCCAGGGCCTCGCGGCGGATCCGATGCGCAAGCTGGATCGTGCGGGGCTGCTGCGGCTGGTCGAGGACCTGGGCTATGTCCAGGTCGACAGCATCAACACGGTCGAGCGCGCCCACCACCACATCCTCTTCAGCCGCAACCAGACCTACCGCCAGCCGCTCCTGGCCCGCCTGCTGGAGCGCGAAGCGGCACTCTTCGAGAACTGGACCCACGACGCCGCGGTCATTCCCAGCCGCTTCTATCCCTTCTGGCGGCCGCGCTTCGAGCGCGAGCGGGCGCGGCTCGCCGAGCGCTGGCAGAAGGTCCGCCGCGCCGGCTTCGAGGGCTGTTTCGAGCGGGTCCTGACGCGCATCGCCCGCGAAGGTCCGCTGATGGCCCGCGACTTCGGCGCGGACGGCCGGAAGAACAGCGGCGGCTGGTGGGACTGGCATCCGGAGAAGACCGCCCTGGAATACCTCTGGCGCACCGGCGCCCTGGCCGTCGCCCGGCGCGAGGCCTTCCAGAAAGTCTACGACCTGCCGGAAAGGGTGATCCCGCGGCAGCACCTGGCGGCGCGGCCCGACCAGGAGGCCTTCGTCGACTGGAAGTGCCGCAGCGCGCTGGAGCGCCTGCGCTTCGCGACCTGGGGCGAGCTGGCGGCCTTCTGGGGCAGCCTCAGCCCCGCCGAGGCCAAGGCCTGGTGCCTGCGGGAACTGGGCCGCTCGATCGTCCAGGTGGCGGTCGAGCCGGCCGGGGGCGGCACGCCGCGGCCGGCCTTCGTGCCGGTCGCGGTTCTCGACCGGCTTGGGGACCTGCCGGAGCCGCCGCCGCGGGTCCGCGCGCTCAACCCCTTCGATCCGGTGATCCGCGACCGGGCGCGCCTGGAGCGGCTCTTCGGCTTTCACTACCGGATCGAGGTCTTCGTGCCGGCCGCGAAACGGCGCTACGGCTACTACGTCTTTCCGTTGCTCGAGGGCGCGCGTTTCATCGGCCGGCTCGACATGAAGCACGACCGCCAGGCCGACGGCGCCCTGCGGGTCACCCGCCTCTGGCTGGAGCCCGGACTCAAGATGACCCGGGGACGCGCCGACCGCTTGGTCGCGGAGCTCAGGCGCATCCAGCGCTTCGTCGGTGCCGAAAGCCTCGATGTCGACCCGGCGCGCTGGCTCGCCTCGACCACGCCGTGA
- a CDS encoding N-acetyltransferase: MQIQILPERREDQRLIEPLLDLTFGAERHRRTTYRLREGVEPLAELCLIALDSDKALLASLRFWPILVASKAAILLGPLAVDPRLQGRGIGRRLLRHALAEARRLDHRVCIVVGDPAYYAPFGFRSAVAAGLVMPGPVEPARFQVLELTPGALEGRRGAVEALSATPGRSQAGDAA, from the coding sequence ATGCAGATCCAGATCCTTCCGGAACGGCGAGAAGACCAGCGGCTGATCGAACCTTTGCTCGATTTGACCTTCGGTGCAGAGCGGCACCGGCGGACCACCTACCGGCTGCGCGAAGGCGTCGAGCCCCTGGCCGAGCTTTGTCTGATCGCCCTCGATTCCGACAAGGCCTTGCTCGCTTCGCTGCGCTTTTGGCCGATCCTGGTGGCCTCGAAAGCGGCGATCCTGCTGGGACCCCTGGCGGTCGACCCGCGGCTGCAGGGCCGGGGCATCGGCCGCCGGCTGCTGCGCCACGCCCTGGCCGAGGCCCGGCGGCTCGATCATCGCGTGTGCATCGTCGTGGGCGATCCGGCCTACTATGCCCCTTTCGGCTTCCGATCCGCGGTGGCGGCCGGGCTGGTGATGCCGGGGCCGGTCGAGCCGGCACGCTTCCAGGTTCTGGAGCTGACGCCGGGCGCCCTCGAGGGGCGGCGGGGCGCCGTGGAAGCCCTGTCCGCGACGCCGGGGAGGTCGCAGGCCGGGGACGCCGCCTGA
- a CDS encoding RNA 2'-phosphotransferase has protein sequence MSQRSQRLSRLVAHALRHRPDLYGLELDRNGWIELETLARALAGSRPEWRDLAAAEIRAMVAAATKQRYEIRGERIRARYGHSLPEKIEGNPVVPPALLYHGTTPEALPRIRTQGLKPMRRHYVHLSPDPETATLVAERRSKTPVIIEVRARDAHAEGLAFYRGNDQVWLSDPIPASYLRLPKE, from the coding sequence TTGTCCCAGCGTTCCCAACGCTTGAGCCGTCTGGTCGCGCATGCCCTGCGGCATAGACCGGACCTCTATGGCTTGGAGCTGGACAGGAATGGCTGGATCGAGCTGGAAACCTTGGCACGGGCGCTGGCTGGTAGTCGCCCGGAGTGGCGCGATCTCGCCGCCGCGGAGATCCGGGCCATGGTCGCTGCGGCGACTAAGCAGCGCTACGAAATCAGGGGCGAGCGCATCCGCGCGCGCTATGGACATTCGCTTCCAGAGAAGATTGAAGGAAACCCCGTCGTTCCGCCGGCGCTGCTCTACCACGGCACGACCCCCGAAGCGCTGCCCAGGATTCGCACGCAAGGCCTGAAGCCGATGCGGCGCCATTACGTACACCTCTCTCCGGACCCTGAGACGGCGACCCTCGTCGCCGAACGCCGCAGCAAGACCCCGGTGATCATCGAGGTTCGGGCCAGGGACGCGCACGCCGAAGGCCTGGCCTTCTATCGCGGCAACGACCAGGTCTGGCTCTCCGACCCGATCCCGGCCAGCTATCTGCGCCTGCCGAAGGAATAG
- a CDS encoding DUF4159 domain-containing protein, translating into MLELGPLAFAQPWLLVALGALPLLWWLLRLTPPSPRRIAFPALRLLTGLRPPEETPARTPPWLVALRLLIAALIILGLAQPLLNPNRPLAGTGPLVLIIDDGWAAARNWPQRRDTINGLIDQAERDGRSLVVLTTAPKGPDSQVAVSEALNPAAARRLLQGLAPQPWPIDRSAALAALDALTFEASAPVVWLSDGLNHGESDADLRAFMGRLRAIGPVRVYQDEPLGLARRLGTPQLDAGSVSVEVERAATEGEDLAVVRALAEDGRLLGRAEARFAPGEASARVRFELPTELRNEIARIKIEAEETAAAVFLVDERWRRRPVGLVAAGPEAVRPLLGEIYYLERALAPYTEVQKGSVGELLRRGVAVLTLADAGRLPAEEAEALSIWIEQGGTLLRFAGPRLAQQGDGTLLPVRLRLGDRTLSGAMTWSRPARLAPFHRGSPFAGLELPADVVVERQVLAEPALDLPEKTWARLEDGTPLVTAERRGEGWLILIHTSANTDWSNLALSGLFIEMLRKIVAVSQGVAGVSAEEALPPLEALDGFGLLGRPPATAVALDAETLEAGRIDARHPPGIYGRDSLRRAYNLADQVGPLAGLGPSIDGQAVQSFAGRSETVLLPWLLAAALALALLDMIIALALRGLLIPARLGRSAAVLVVAAAASTLAAPPTQAQGSDDAFALKATTDTRLAYVRTGVPAIDEVSHAGLIGLSRVLNRRTAVEAAEPVGVRLGRDELAFFPLLYWPVTREQRALDGAAAAAVNAFLKNGGTILFDLRRPEAATQGLGRPATALQTLTRDIQVPALIPVSPDHVLTKAFYLMQDFPGRFAGGTLWIESAEGRVNDGVSSVIIGANDWAGAWAIDEQGRPLFPAVPGGERQREMAFRFGVNLVMYALTGNYKTDQVHVPYILERLGQ; encoded by the coding sequence ATGCTGGAACTCGGCCCTCTGGCCTTCGCCCAGCCCTGGCTGCTCGTGGCCCTGGGTGCCCTGCCCCTGCTCTGGTGGCTGCTGCGCCTCACGCCGCCGTCGCCGCGACGCATAGCCTTCCCGGCCCTGCGCCTGCTGACCGGCCTTCGGCCGCCGGAGGAGACCCCGGCCCGGACGCCGCCCTGGCTGGTCGCCCTGCGCCTGCTGATCGCCGCCCTGATCATCCTCGGCCTGGCGCAGCCCCTGCTGAACCCAAACCGGCCGCTCGCCGGCACCGGCCCCCTGGTGCTGATCATCGACGACGGCTGGGCGGCGGCGCGGAACTGGCCGCAGCGGCGCGATACCATCAACGGCCTGATCGACCAGGCCGAGCGCGACGGCCGCTCGCTGGTCGTGCTGACCACCGCGCCCAAAGGGCCGGACTCGCAGGTTGCCGTCAGTGAAGCGCTGAACCCGGCGGCGGCCAGGCGCCTGTTGCAGGGCCTCGCGCCGCAGCCCTGGCCGATCGATCGCAGCGCCGCGCTGGCCGCCCTCGACGCCCTGACCTTCGAAGCCTCCGCCCCCGTGGTCTGGCTCTCGGACGGCCTGAACCACGGCGAGAGCGACGCCGATCTGCGCGCCTTCATGGGCCGGCTGCGCGCCATCGGCCCGGTCCGTGTCTATCAGGACGAGCCGTTGGGCCTGGCCCGGCGCCTCGGCACCCCGCAGCTCGACGCCGGCAGCGTCAGTGTCGAGGTCGAGCGGGCGGCGACCGAGGGCGAAGATCTGGCGGTGGTCCGCGCCCTGGCCGAGGACGGCCGCCTGCTGGGCCGCGCCGAAGCCCGCTTCGCGCCGGGCGAAGCAAGCGCGCGCGTCCGCTTCGAGTTGCCGACCGAGCTGCGCAACGAGATCGCCCGCATCAAGATCGAGGCCGAGGAGACGGCGGCCGCGGTCTTCCTGGTCGACGAGCGTTGGCGCCGGCGCCCGGTCGGCTTGGTCGCCGCCGGCCCGGAGGCCGTCCGACCGCTGCTCGGCGAGATCTATTACCTGGAGCGTGCCCTGGCGCCCTATACCGAGGTCCAGAAGGGCAGCGTCGGCGAGCTTCTGCGCCGAGGCGTCGCGGTCCTGACCCTGGCGGACGCCGGACGGCTGCCGGCCGAGGAAGCCGAGGCGCTGTCGATCTGGATCGAGCAGGGCGGCACCCTGCTGCGCTTCGCCGGTCCACGGCTGGCCCAGCAGGGCGACGGAACCCTGCTGCCGGTGCGCCTGCGCCTGGGCGACCGCACCCTGAGCGGGGCCATGACCTGGAGCCGCCCGGCACGGCTGGCGCCCTTCCACCGCGGCAGCCCCTTCGCCGGGCTCGAGCTGCCCGCGGACGTGGTGGTCGAGCGTCAGGTCCTGGCCGAGCCGGCCCTTGACCTGCCCGAGAAGACCTGGGCCCGGCTCGAGGACGGCACGCCGCTGGTCACCGCCGAGCGGCGCGGCGAGGGCTGGCTGATCCTGATCCACACCAGCGCCAACACCGACTGGTCCAACCTGGCGCTCTCCGGCCTCTTCATCGAGATGCTGCGCAAGATCGTCGCGGTCAGCCAGGGCGTCGCCGGCGTCAGCGCTGAGGAGGCTTTGCCGCCCCTGGAGGCGCTCGATGGCTTCGGTCTGCTCGGCAGGCCGCCGGCGACGGCGGTCGCGCTGGACGCCGAGACTCTCGAGGCCGGCCGCATCGACGCCCGCCATCCGCCGGGCATCTACGGCCGCGACAGCCTGCGCCGCGCCTATAACCTGGCCGATCAGGTCGGACCCTTGGCCGGCCTTGGCCCGAGTATAGACGGCCAGGCCGTGCAGTCCTTCGCCGGCCGCAGCGAGACCGTGCTGCTGCCCTGGCTTCTGGCCGCCGCCCTCGCCCTGGCGTTGCTCGACATGATCATCGCCCTGGCTCTGCGCGGCCTCCTGATCCCGGCCCGGCTCGGCCGCAGCGCCGCGGTCCTGGTCGTGGCGGCCGCCGCCAGCACCCTCGCGGCCCCGCCCACGCAGGCCCAGGGTAGCGACGACGCCTTCGCCCTGAAGGCGACCACCGACACGCGCCTGGCCTACGTGCGCACCGGCGTCCCTGCGATCGACGAGGTTAGCCACGCCGGCCTGATCGGTCTTTCGCGGGTGCTCAACCGGCGCACCGCGGTCGAGGCGGCGGAGCCCGTCGGCGTGCGCCTGGGCCGCGACGAGCTGGCCTTCTTCCCGCTGCTCTACTGGCCTGTGACCCGCGAGCAGCGCGCCCTCGACGGCGCCGCGGCGGCGGCCGTCAACGCCTTCCTCAAGAACGGCGGCACCATCCTCTTCGACTTGCGGCGGCCCGAGGCCGCGACGCAGGGACTCGGCCGGCCCGCCACGGCGCTGCAGACGCTGACCCGTGACATCCAGGTCCCGGCATTGATCCCGGTTTCGCCCGACCACGTCCTGACCAAGGCCTTCTACCTGATGCAGGACTTCCCGGGCCGCTTCGCCGGCGGCACCCTGTGGATCGAGTCCGCCGAGGGCCGGGTCAACGACGGCGTCTCCTCGGTGATCATCGGCGCCAACGACTGGGCCGGGGCCTGGGCGATCGACGAGCAGGGCCGGCCGCTGTTTCCCGCGGTACCCGGGGGCGAGCGGCAGCGCGAGATGGCCTTCCGCTTCGGCGTCAACCTGGTCATGTACGCCCTGACCGGCAACTACAAGACCGACCAGGTTCACGTGCCCTATATCCTGGAGCGCCTGGGACAATGA
- a CDS encoding helix-turn-helix domain-containing protein, with amino-acid sequence MIAEPSTAIAAALIGVPARANILGALMDGRALTASELAYHAGVSPQTTSSHLAKLADAKLVVVEKQGRHRYYRLAGAAVAEALELLALIVPQQPVPPRRRSREVEETRAARFCYDHLAGALGTGLTEAMQARGVLVLAEQDFEVSAAGEAFFRELGIEPESLRRLRRTFARQCLDWSERRPHLAGSLGAGFAQVALKRRWIRRAKEGRRVFVTPAGQAAFRDLLGFDFAARAAGLHPVQKTESGVQT; translated from the coding sequence ATGATTGCAGAGCCTTCCACCGCCATCGCCGCCGCGCTGATCGGCGTGCCGGCGCGGGCCAACATCCTGGGCGCCCTGATGGACGGCCGCGCCCTGACGGCCAGCGAGCTGGCCTATCACGCCGGGGTCTCGCCCCAGACCACCTCCAGCCACCTGGCCAAGCTGGCCGACGCCAAGCTGGTGGTCGTCGAGAAGCAGGGCCGGCACCGATACTACCGCCTGGCCGGCGCCGCCGTGGCCGAGGCCCTGGAGCTGCTGGCCCTGATCGTGCCGCAGCAGCCGGTGCCGCCACGGCGCCGCTCACGGGAGGTGGAGGAGACCCGGGCGGCGCGCTTCTGCTACGACCATCTGGCGGGCGCCCTGGGCACCGGTCTGACCGAGGCCATGCAGGCCAGGGGCGTCCTCGTGCTCGCCGAGCAGGATTTCGAGGTCAGCGCGGCGGGCGAGGCCTTCTTCCGCGAACTTGGGATCGAGCCCGAGAGCCTCCGGCGGCTGCGCCGGACCTTTGCCCGGCAGTGCCTGGACTGGAGCGAGCGCCGCCCGCATCTGGCGGGCTCGCTGGGCGCCGGCTTCGCCCAGGTCGCGCTGAAGCGGCGCTGGATCCGCCGCGCCAAGGAGGGCCGCCGGGTCTTCGTGACCCCGGCCGGGCAAGCCGCCTTCCGCGACCTGCTTGGCTTCGACTTCGCGGCCCGGGCGGCGGGCCTTCACCCGGTCCAGAAAACCGAGTCCGGCGTGCAGACGTAG
- a CDS encoding PAS domain S-box protein translates to MRFKEQLQSRLRLVSGCRLCLRITVIVCFSIFAIEAAILVPSYLRLHGQLYERLAAEGVRALAFSLQGHDHHSLKELFENRAEVLGDAKILGATLYAADGGRLLSFGDPPSLAPPDLNLEQTERGSRIHGVRYEILLPQGAEGLPYTAVLHLDARGVSEELHAFVLRIGGLVLIISGFVSVVTVLAHRRLVVAPLLEIRERMRTAHEDPEHPEDHKLDLGRDDEIGELVGSLNILLERLAEVRRSDARQIEQRFEDFANASSDWFWEMDENLRFSHFSDRFTEVTGVPEEKLLGKTREETGIPGVDPEAWDRHLADLAAHRDFRDFQHPRRLPDGSVVHLSINGKAIFDEQGRFRGYRGSGRDITRQIEAQRELKDSQAALAEAQALAKIGNWHWSITEDRLISCSSEYARIHGVEPDEIHALMDDQLERVIHPGDRERVAEAFARFDSEGCDFEIDYRIVRPDREIRHVLEIGRAIRDANGRAVEQSGVVQDITERKQAEEAVRRARDDLEIRVEERTRELKDREAALLLAKEQAEIANRAKSEFLANMSHELRTPLSAIIGFAEILLDERLRPDDPAQAEDYVKDIHGSGQHLLNLINDILDLSKIEAGNARLNETEIDLHSTVASCLRLMAPRALSGELEMTSKLSEPPLPLLYADPRMVKQILTNLLSNAVKFTPPGGRIEVSAWLDRDGAYFLQVTDSGIGIAADDIPKALARFEQIEGQHSRRFDGTGLGLPLTKALVELHGGSFWLESEVGDGTTVRIRFPETRTIQSSRALQVIDGGQKAAG, encoded by the coding sequence ATGCGGTTCAAAGAACAGCTCCAGAGCAGGCTGCGCCTCGTTTCGGGTTGCCGCCTCTGCCTCAGGATCACGGTGATCGTCTGCTTCAGCATCTTCGCCATCGAGGCGGCGATCCTGGTGCCTTCGTACCTGCGGTTGCACGGCCAGCTTTACGAGCGACTCGCGGCAGAGGGCGTGCGGGCCCTGGCCTTCAGCCTCCAGGGACACGACCACCATTCCCTGAAGGAGCTCTTCGAGAACAGGGCCGAAGTCCTCGGCGATGCCAAGATCCTAGGCGCCACGCTCTATGCCGCGGACGGCGGGCGCCTCCTCAGCTTCGGCGATCCGCCCTCTCTCGCCCCGCCGGACCTGAACCTGGAGCAGACAGAAAGGGGATCGCGGATCCACGGCGTGCGCTACGAGATTCTCCTGCCTCAGGGCGCCGAGGGTCTGCCCTACACCGCGGTCCTGCACCTGGACGCGCGCGGGGTCTCGGAGGAGCTTCATGCCTTCGTCCTGCGCATCGGCGGCCTGGTGTTGATCATCTCCGGCTTCGTCTCGGTGGTCACCGTGCTGGCCCATCGGCGCCTGGTCGTCGCGCCGCTGCTGGAGATCCGCGAAAGGATGCGGACGGCGCACGAGGACCCGGAGCATCCCGAAGACCACAAGCTGGACCTCGGCCGGGACGACGAGATCGGAGAGCTGGTCGGCAGCCTCAACATCCTGCTGGAGCGCCTGGCCGAGGTGCGGCGCAGCGACGCGCGGCAAATCGAACAGCGCTTCGAGGACTTCGCCAACGCCAGCTCGGACTGGTTCTGGGAGATGGACGAGAACCTCCGCTTCTCGCACTTCTCGGACCGCTTTACCGAAGTGACCGGCGTGCCGGAGGAGAAACTGCTGGGCAAGACCCGCGAGGAGACCGGCATCCCCGGCGTAGACCCCGAGGCCTGGGACCGGCATCTCGCCGACTTGGCCGCCCACCGCGACTTCCGGGACTTCCAGCATCCGCGACGGCTCCCCGACGGCAGCGTCGTGCACCTTTCGATCAACGGCAAGGCGATCTTCGACGAGCAGGGACGCTTTCGCGGCTATCGCGGCAGCGGCCGCGACATCACCCGTCAGATCGAGGCCCAGCGCGAGCTGAAGGACAGCCAGGCCGCCCTGGCCGAGGCTCAGGCCCTGGCCAAGATCGGCAACTGGCACTGGTCGATCACCGAGGACAGGCTGATCTCCTGCTCCTCGGAGTACGCGCGAATTCACGGCGTCGAGCCCGATGAGATCCACGCCCTGATGGATGATCAGCTGGAGCGGGTGATCCACCCCGGCGACCGCGAACGCGTCGCCGAGGCCTTTGCCCGCTTCGACAGTGAAGGCTGCGACTTCGAGATCGACTACCGCATCGTGCGACCGGACCGCGAGATCCGCCATGTCCTCGAGATCGGCCGGGCAATCCGGGACGCCAACGGCCGGGCCGTCGAGCAAAGCGGCGTGGTCCAGGACATCACCGAACGCAAGCAGGCGGAGGAAGCCGTCCGCCGGGCTCGCGACGACCTGGAGATCAGGGTCGAAGAACGGACCCGGGAGCTGAAGGACCGAGAGGCCGCGCTTCTGCTCGCCAAGGAGCAGGCCGAAATCGCCAACCGCGCCAAGTCCGAGTTCCTGGCCAACATGAGCCACGAGCTGCGCACGCCCCTGAGCGCGATCATCGGCTTTGCCGAGATCCTGCTGGACGAACGGCTGCGGCCCGACGATCCGGCCCAGGCCGAGGACTACGTCAAGGACATCCACGGCTCCGGCCAGCATCTGCTGAACCTGATCAACGATATCCTGGACTTGTCCAAGATCGAGGCCGGCAACGCCCGGCTCAACGAGACCGAGATCGACCTGCACTCCACCGTCGCCAGCTGCCTGCGGCTGATGGCACCGCGCGCGCTGAGCGGCGAGCTGGAGATGACCAGCAAGCTGTCCGAACCGCCGCTGCCGCTGCTCTATGCCGACCCGCGCATGGTGAAGCAGATCCTGACCAACCTGCTGTCAAACGCGGTCAAGTTCACGCCGCCGGGCGGGCGGATCGAGGTTTCGGCCTGGCTCGACCGCGACGGTGCCTATTTCCTCCAGGTCACCGACAGCGGCATCGGCATTGCCGCCGACGACATCCCCAAGGCCCTGGCCCGCTTCGAGCAGATCGAGGGGCAGCACAGCCGGCGCTTCGACGGCACGGGTCTCGGCCTGCCCTTGACCAAGGCGCTGGTCGAGCTGCACGGCGGCAGCTTCTGGCTGGAAAGCGAAGTCGGCGACGGCACCACGGTCCGGATTCGCTTCCCGGAAACCCGCACAATTCAGTCGTCGAGAGCGCTCCAGGTGATCGACGGCGGCCAAAAGGCCGCCGGTTGA
- a CDS encoding LysR family transcriptional regulator, producing the protein MQAFLAFSESMNFTRAAEGLHISQPALHVKISKLADWLGQPLYRKLGRNLVLTPAGERVAAYAREERERSLAFVEELKTGVSRAPVVLCAGTGAYLYLLGPAISEFSGQAPWPLKLITGDRDRTVQLLQTGEVHLGVTTLDAVPDGIAAEELVAVEQVLVLPRDHRLAGKQSLRLSDLKGEALVVPPQGRPHRVMLNQMLADTEVSWRVAVEAGGWELMLHFVGLGIGLAIVNGCCRLPPGLVARPLDELPRVRYQVLQRAGSQPHEGVAELKRRLLTNSDAWRRGVEARP; encoded by the coding sequence TTGCAGGCCTTCCTCGCGTTCAGCGAGAGCATGAACTTCACCCGTGCGGCGGAGGGGCTGCACATCTCGCAGCCGGCGCTGCATGTGAAGATCTCCAAGCTGGCCGACTGGCTCGGCCAGCCGCTCTATCGAAAGCTCGGCCGCAACTTGGTTCTCACGCCGGCCGGCGAAAGGGTCGCGGCCTACGCGCGCGAAGAGCGCGAGCGTTCCCTCGCCTTCGTAGAAGAGCTGAAAACGGGGGTCTCGAGGGCGCCGGTGGTGCTTTGCGCCGGGACAGGCGCCTACCTTTACCTCCTGGGTCCGGCGATCTCTGAGTTCTCGGGGCAGGCGCCCTGGCCGCTCAAGCTGATCACCGGCGACCGGGACCGCACGGTTCAGCTCCTGCAAACCGGCGAGGTCCATCTGGGCGTGACCACGCTCGATGCAGTGCCCGACGGGATCGCGGCGGAGGAGCTTGTCGCTGTGGAGCAGGTTCTTGTGCTCCCCCGTGACCACCGCCTCGCCGGTAAGCAAAGTCTGCGGCTCTCCGATCTGAAGGGTGAAGCGCTGGTCGTGCCGCCGCAGGGCCGGCCCCACCGCGTGATGCTCAACCAGATGCTGGCGGACACCGAGGTGTCTTGGCGGGTCGCGGTCGAGGCGGGGGGCTGGGAGCTGATGCTGCATTTTGTCGGCCTGGGCATCGGTCTCGCGATCGTCAACGGCTGCTGCCGCCTTCCGCCCGGGCTGGTTGCAAGGCCCTTGGACGAACTCCCGAGGGTTCGCTATCAGGTGCTGCAGCGGGCCGGCAGCCAGCCCCATGAGGGAGTGGCCGAACTGAAACGGCGTTTGCTAACCAACAGCGACGCCTGGCGTCGGGGCGTCGAAGCGAGGCCTTGA
- a CDS encoding isocitrate lyase/phosphoenolpyruvate mutase family protein produces MTITQAAKAETFRRLHETPEAFILPNAWDAGSAKLLAAAGFPALASTSAGIAYALGRPDASSALSREENLAAIAAIAAAVDLPVSADLEAGYGRAPEAAAETIRLSAEAGAVGGSIEDVAYEPEPRLLDAGLAAERIAAAAEAAAGTGFAYTLTARCEAFLLGHPDPLAESVRRLNLFREAGAHCLYAPGVKDLDSIAVLAREVTGPLNVVMGLAGAPLSLARLAAVGVRRVSVGGCLMRTAQGALRRAAEEMRDRGTFGFAAGAIADDELIEFFSRA; encoded by the coding sequence GTGACCATCACCCAGGCCGCCAAGGCCGAGACCTTCCGCAGGCTCCACGAGACACCGGAGGCCTTCATCCTGCCCAACGCCTGGGACGCGGGCAGCGCCAAGCTGCTGGCCGCCGCCGGCTTCCCGGCCCTGGCCAGCACCAGCGCGGGCATCGCCTACGCCCTGGGCCGACCCGACGCCAGCAGCGCGCTGAGCCGCGAGGAGAACCTCGCCGCCATCGCCGCCATCGCGGCAGCCGTCGACCTGCCGGTCAGCGCCGACCTCGAGGCCGGCTACGGCCGGGCGCCCGAGGCGGCGGCCGAGACCATCCGCCTCTCGGCCGAGGCCGGCGCGGTCGGCGGCAGCATCGAGGACGTCGCCTACGAGCCCGAGCCCCGGCTGCTCGACGCCGGCCTAGCCGCCGAGCGCATCGCCGCCGCCGCCGAGGCCGCTGCGGGCACAGGCTTCGCCTACACTCTGACCGCGCGCTGCGAGGCCTTCTTGCTCGGCCATCCAGACCCCCTGGCCGAATCGGTCCGCCGCCTCAACCTCTTCCGCGAGGCCGGCGCCCATTGCCTCTACGCGCCGGGGGTCAAGGACCTGGATTCCATCGCCGTCCTGGCGCGCGAAGTGACGGGCCCGCTCAACGTCGTCATGGGCCTGGCCGGCGCGCCGCTGTCCCTGGCCCGTTTGGCCGCCGTCGGGGTCAGGCGGGTGAGCGTCGGCGGCTGCCTGATGCGCACGGCCCAGGGCGCGCTGCGCCGTGCCGCGGAGGAGATGCGCGACCGGGGAACCTTCGGTTTCGCCGCGGGGGCGATCGCCGACGACGAACTGATCGAGTTCTTCTCCCGAGCCTGA